A window of Aliarcobacter trophiarum LMG 25534 contains these coding sequences:
- a CDS encoding peptidase U32 family protein — MNKQKVELLSPAGNLEKLKIAINYGADAVYGGVSHFSLRIRASKEFTFETFKEGIKYAHERGKKVYATINGFPFNSQIELLKKHIKSMAELKPDGFIVAAPGVVRLCREIAPEIDIHLSTQANVLNYLDAQVFWDMGVRRIVVAREISLKDVVEIKKHLPDMEIEIFVHGSMCFAYSGRCLISAVQMGRVPNRGSCANDCRFEYTLYAGNDEHGSLFRLEEEEGVGTYIFNSKDMNLASHIKEILDSGAVDSLKIEGRTKSPYYAAVTAKAYRSAIDDYYLEKFDAQKYQKELYTTKNRGFTDAYLIHKPFEKTDSQNHKYALSKGSYEVTGLVTEDENHFLCKYKVYPKEDIEIFTPHNTVLQECDNEIGKVFKKDDGLYYINFKKILTESGKELDSVHSGNINKIQLPCSLPYLTMFRVENIEDNID; from the coding sequence ATGAATAAGCAAAAAGTAGAGTTGCTTAGCCCCGCTGGAAATTTAGAAAAATTAAAAATTGCAATAAATTATGGTGCAGATGCTGTATATGGTGGAGTTAGTCACTTTAGTTTAAGAATACGAGCTAGTAAAGAGTTTACATTTGAAACTTTTAAAGAGGGAATTAAATATGCTCATGAAAGAGGAAAAAAAGTATATGCCACAATCAATGGTTTTCCTTTTAATTCACAAATAGAGTTATTAAAAAAACATATTAAATCTATGGCAGAGTTAAAACCAGATGGATTTATAGTTGCAGCTCCTGGAGTTGTAAGACTTTGTAGAGAAATAGCTCCAGAGATAGATATTCATCTATCAACTCAAGCAAATGTTTTAAACTATCTTGATGCCCAAGTTTTTTGGGATATGGGTGTAAGAAGAATAGTTGTTGCTAGAGAGATATCTTTGAAAGATGTAGTTGAGATAAAAAAACATCTTCCAGATATGGAGATTGAGATTTTTGTTCATGGTTCTATGTGTTTTGCTTATAGCGGAAGATGTCTAATAAGTGCTGTTCAAATGGGAAGAGTTCCAAATAGAGGAAGTTGTGCAAATGATTGTAGGTTTGAATATACTTTATATGCTGGAAATGATGAGCATGGAAGTCTATTTAGACTTGAAGAAGAAGAGGGTGTTGGAACTTATATTTTTAACTCAAAAGATATGAATTTAGCATCTCATATTAAAGAGATACTTGATAGCGGAGCTGTTGATAGTTTAAAAATAGAAGGAAGAACAAAATCACCATACTATGCTGCTGTTACAGCAAAAGCATATAGAAGTGCAATTGATGATTATTATCTTGAAAAATTTGATGCACAAAAGTATCAAAAAGAGCTTTATACTACAAAAAATAGAGGTTTTACAGATGCTTATTTAATTCATAAACCATTTGAGAAAACTGATTCACAAAATCATAAGTATGCTCTAAGTAAAGGAAGTTATGAAGTAACTGGGCTTGTGACTGAAGATGAAAACCACTTTTTATGTAAATATAAAGTATATCCAAAGGAAGATATAGAGATTTTTACTCCACATAATACAGTTCTACAAGAGTGTGATAATGAGATAGGGAAAGTCTTTAAAAAAGATGATGGACTATATTATATAAATTTCAAAAAGATCTTAACAGAGAGTGGAAAAGAGTTAGATAGTGTTCATAGTGGAAATATAAATAAGATACAACTTCCTTGTTCTTTGCCTTATCTTACAATGTTTAGAGTAGAAAATATTGAAGATAATATAGATTAA